In Actinoplanes octamycinicus, the genomic window CGTGGTCAACGTGCTGGTGCTGCCCGGTGTGGCGGTCGCGCTGGTGACCGCCGCCGGTCTTCGTCCGGAGGTGGCGCTCGGGGTGGTGCTGGCGGCGGCTGCTCCGGGTGGTGGGACGGGCGCCTTGTTGACGTTGCATGCCCGCGGTGATGTCACGGTCAGCGCGGGTTTACAGGTTCTGCTCGGCCCGTTGGGGTTGGTGGCGGTGCCGTTGTGGGCGGCGGTGGCCGGTCACAGTGTGGTCGCGCCGGGCGCGGGTGGGCTGCTCGTGGTGGGTGGTGGCCTGGCCGGTCAGGTGGTGCCGCTGGCGGTGGGGATGTGGCTGCGCCGGACCCGGCCGCCAACCGCGGACAGAGTGCATCGGGTGGCGCGGCGGGCCGCGGACGTGCTGCTGGCCGGGGTGGTCGTGTATTTCCTGGTCACGGGGATCGGGCGGTTGCCGCAGGTCGGCTGGGCCGGTGTCGGGGTGATCGTTGTGTTGGTGGTCGCGAGCCTGCTGCCGGTCTTCGTCGGGTGGGGGTCGCCGGCGCAGCGGCGGGCGGTGGCGATGACCAGCGGGGTGCGGAACCTGACGCTCGGGTTGTTCTTTGCCACGGCGGCGTCGCCGACGGTGGTGCTGGCGTTGCTGGCGTACGGGCTGGTCATGTACGGCCTGTGTGTGCCTGCGGCCTGGGCGCTCGCCCGGTCGCCGGCCGTGCCGACACGGTCGTAGGCCGTCCGGTCAGCTGGTGTGGTCTGCGGTTCGCACTGTGGTGGTCGACGCGGCGGGTGGCGGTGGGGTGTCGGCGCGGGCGAGGATGCCGACCGAAGCGACCAGGCTGGCGCCGCCGGTGATGAGCAGGACGATCTGGTAGTCGCCGGAGGCGGTGAGCAGGAAGGCGGCGGCCAGCGGTGCGCCGGCTTTGGCGAGCGGGATGAGTGCGGCGAGGGTGCCGGCGATGCTGGCGTACGCGTCGGTGCCGTACCGGTCGGCGAGAAGTTGAGGGGTGGCGAGGCTGGCGAGGCCGAATCCGAGACCGAAGGCAGTGACGGCGACGATCGCCCCGGGCTTCGTTCCGGCGAGCAGCGGCAGGCTGAACGAAGCGGTGGCTTGCAGGGCGAAGACGGCGGCGACGATGCGGTGCAGCAGGACCCGGCGGGCGGTGGCGGTCAATAGCAGCCGGCCGGTGACCGACAGGATCCCGAGCAGCCCGGCCACGGTCGCGGCGAAGATCGCTGGGTGTCCGCGGCTGATGAGGTAGCCGACCAGGTGGACGGTCATGGTCGTCATGGCGGCGGCGTGGGCGAGGAACGCGGCGGCCAGCCACCAGAACCGGCGGTCGCGCATCGCAGCCCGGATCAGGATGCGGCGGTGCGCGGCTACGCGCCTGGCCGGATGAGCGGCGGCCGTGGGCGGACGGCGGACGACCAGCCAGTGCAGCGGAACGGCGACGGCCGCGTACAGCCCGGCGAGCAGGAGCACAGTGGTGCGCCAACCGTGCCGGTCGCTGAGCCAGCCGGTGAGGGGCATGAAGATGGTGCTGGCGAACCCGGCCACGACGATCATGCCGAGGATCGCCTTCGGCCGTCGTGCGGCGTCGAACCAGGACACCAGGACCGGGGTGGCGGCCTCGTAGAGGGCCATCGCCATCGCGACGCCGAGCCCGGCGAAGATCAGGTACAGCTGCCAGACGGTGCGGGCGTGCGCACAGGCGATCAGCATGGTGGTGCCGAGCAGGGTGCCGGTGGTCATCAGGGCGCGGCCGCCGTGCCGGTCGAGCCAGCGCCCGACGGGCACTGCGGCGGTGGCCTGGGCGAGGATCGCGGTGGTGAACGCATCCCGTTGCTTGTATCCGATCTCCGGCAAACCACCATGAAACATGGGTGTTCCCCTACTCGTGAGCCAGAGGCCGACGCCTTCATCCCGCCCTCGCCGTGGCGATGCCTGCGCCTCTGACCGGTTCCGCGGCAGAGGCGGGCACCTCGACCGTGTCGAGGACCAACCCGAACCTTCCTTTTGCACCCTTTCTGCACCCGGGGTGTCCCACTCTGGATACGTGAAGCGGATAGCAGTCGCCGCGGGCGACCGGCGCGTCCAGCCGTGGCACTTGCTGATCGCGGCAGCGCCGGTGGTGATCGGCGTCTACTACTGGGTGCTGAGCCTGGGTGACGCCTGGGCGGGCGTGCAGATGGCGCTGTTCGTGAGCGCGAACGCCACGCTGGCCGTGGCGTGCCTGATCGCGGCCCGCCGCCACCGCGGCATGCGGTGGATGCTGCTCCTGCTGGGTGCCGCCGCTCTGGCCGCCGCGGCCGGCGACGTGATCTACTACATTCTCGCCATCATCTATCCGCAAGCGCCGGTTCCCAACGTCTCCGACATCGCTTACCTGCTGCAATATCCGCTGATGGCGGCCGGCTTGCTGCTGATCGTACGGCGGCGCACCCCGGGCTGGGACGGCGCCAGCGCGATCGACGCGGCCATCGTGGCCGTCAGTGCCGGCTACCTCGCGTACGAGTTCATCATCGCGCCCTCGATGGACGGGTCGGCGGGCCTCCTGGCCAACGTGGTGGCGGCGGCCTACCCTGTCGGCGACCTCATGCTCATCACGGTGGGCGCCCGGCTCATGCTCGGCGCCGGGCAGCGGCCCGTGCCGCTGCGAATGCTCGGCGGCTACCTCGCGCTCATCCTGTACGCCGACATGACGTACGCGATCCAGCAGCTCAACGGCACCTACCAGGACGGGAATCACCTCGACGCGGTGTGGATGGCCGCCAGCTTCCTGCTCGCCGCTGGCATGCTGCACCCGGCCGTGCCGGTGATGGCGGCCGAGTCCTCCACCGCGACGCCCGATGCCACCGTGGGCCGGCTGGCCATGCTCGCCATGGCCGCCAGCACGGCCTCGACCAGCCTGATCGTGCAGGTCCTGCGGCACCGGTCCCCGCACGTGCTCATCGCCGGGATCGCCTGCAACGTGCTCTTCATGCTCGTGCTGGCCCGCATGGTCGGACTGGTGCAGGCACAACGCCTCGCGGCGATCACCGACGGCCTCACCGGGCTGCGCAGCCGCCGTTACTTCGAGCAGTCCCTGCGCACGGAGGCGATCCGGGC contains:
- a CDS encoding MFS transporter, encoding MPEIGYKQRDAFTTAILAQATAAVPVGRWLDRHGGRALMTTGTLLGTTMLIACAHARTVWQLYLIFAGLGVAMAMALYEAATPVLVSWFDAARRPKAILGMIVVAGFASTIFMPLTGWLSDRHGWRTTVLLLAGLYAAVAVPLHWLVVRRPPTAAAHPARRVAAHRRILIRAAMRDRRFWWLAAAFLAHAAAMTTMTVHLVGYLISRGHPAIFAATVAGLLGILSVTGRLLLTATARRVLLHRIVAAVFALQATASFSLPLLAGTKPGAIVAVTAFGLGFGLASLATPQLLADRYGTDAYASIAGTLAALIPLAKAGAPLAAAFLLTASGDYQIVLLITGGASLVASVGILARADTPPPPAASTTTVRTADHTS
- a CDS encoding GGDEF domain-containing protein, yielding MKRIAVAAGDRRVQPWHLLIAAAPVVIGVYYWVLSLGDAWAGVQMALFVSANATLAVACLIAARRHRGMRWMLLLLGAAALAAAAGDVIYYILAIIYPQAPVPNVSDIAYLLQYPLMAAGLLLIVRRRTPGWDGASAIDAAIVAVSAGYLAYEFIIAPSMDGSAGLLANVVAAAYPVGDLMLITVGARLMLGAGQRPVPLRMLGGYLALILYADMTYAIQQLNGTYQDGNHLDAVWMAASFLLAAGMLHPAVPVMAAESSTATPDATVGRLAMLAMAASTASTSLIVQVLRHRSPHVLIAGIACNVLFMLVLARMVGLVQAQRLAAITDGLTGLRSRRYFEQSLRTEAIRAARTRHPLSMLLLDIDHFKKVNDTFGHDGGDRVLIEVAHRLGKTVRPGDLVARYGGEEFAVLLPSADHDTATAIAEQVRCGVGAVPIAVGDGRLHRVTVSVGVAFLPVETDDASSLVLYADRALYAAKNAGRDRIAVAEEIIVPTAA